GGCATATCTCGTCGACATTGACCCAGTTGGGAAACAGGATCGTCTGCGATGCATCCACACCCTTTGCCTGGGCGCGTTCCACCATCTTGGTGGAGATGCTGGAGACGCGGCTGAAGGCCCTGGTGATTGGTCCCTCCAGGGCGAGCGCGAAATCATGAACTGGCCCCTGGGCTGGAAGGAGACCGAGATCGAAGGCAGCATCTACCTCGAAGTCCTGCACATGCAGCCATGACTCCGAACCGGCTGCTGCGGCAACGAGCAGCGCAATAGGAGCGCAGAAGAACGTCGGCTCCACCGTAAAGACGATGTCCGGTTGCCAGAAAGCCTGCCGAATGAGTATCGGCAGACTGGTCAACATAAATGAAGTCAGGTGGAGCATCCGTTTGATGCCGGTCGGCTTGGCCGGAACATAGAGTGGGCAGCGGTACACCGTCGCCTTGCCCTGTGCGCGTTGAATCCGGTAAGCGTTGCGGTAGTCTTCTCTGACGCGCCAGGCAGGATAGTAAGGCGGCGCGGTAACAACGCGAACGTCGTGTCCGTGCGAGGCAAGCCAGGAACACATCTCGCCGGTGTACTTGCCGATGCCCGTCAGTTCGGGCTGATAGTTGAGGCCATAAACAAGAATGCGCACTAGCGTTGGCCTGCGTATGGAAGAGCTACAGGTTTCAATGGAACTCCAAAGGACGGCTTAAGGCAATGATTTGTTTTGTCCCCGGCAACTCTACCGGTTGCATTTTGGATGCCTGGACTTCATTCTGAATCTATCTCTATGAGCCATGGTATCAAGGCGGGGTTGCTTGAACGCATGAGGAAACAGCCTCTTGCGGCGATAGGCGTTGCACTGCTGGTTCTCTTCACCATCTGCGCCCTGTTCGCTCCCTGGCTCTCGCCCCACGATCCGGCAGCCCTCGACCTGCACGGTCGTCTGGCTGGGCCAACCGCGGCGCACTGGTTTGGAACCGATGAGCTGGGCAGGGACATCTTCTCCCGCACCATTTACGGCGCTCGCATCTCGCTCATCGTGGCGGTCAGCGTTGTTGGCCTCTCGCTGG
This region of Acidobacteriota bacterium genomic DNA includes:
- a CDS encoding glycosyltransferase WbuB, whose product is MRILVYGLNYQPELTGIGKYTGEMCSWLASHGHDVRVVTAPPYYPAWRVREDYRNAYRIQRAQGKATVYRCPLYVPAKPTGIKRMLHLTSFMLTSLPILIRQAFWQPDIVFTVEPTFFCAPIALLVAAAAGSESWLHVQDFEVDAAFDLGLLPAQGPVHDFALALEGPITRAFSRVSSISTKMVERAQAKGVDASQTILFPNWVNVDEICPQDPRLPNSFRKELGLEGKIILLYSGNMGAKQGLELLAPLAEDFGPGGHDEDPRVHFIFCGDGAYRPQLEALVAHRPNVTMLPLQPYLRLNDLLNAADIHLLPQRAGAADLVMPSKLTGMLSSGRPVLATAEPDTQVGHVVGGYSEEDACGIIVPAEDPDALHTAVKQLVGSPELRQQLGASARRYAVEHLGRAQVLERFERDLSELL